From one Tachysurus vachellii isolate PV-2020 chromosome 23, HZAU_Pvac_v1, whole genome shotgun sequence genomic stretch:
- the LOC132838491 gene encoding B-cell receptor CD22-like, with protein MCGENPTARVLGQKCWGVTYTAERVCALKNTSVDLSCSYKYPAGHTVIKSVWFIKENFYLEPEDVREDEEYQGRVQYTQSSQNDYLKVTVSDWYSLNKKLSCITTCTLSNKPTYIWYKNGQRVTDQDTNELDISSEDGGSFSCAVRGHEELRSPAVYSPKNTTAVFLPSGDTVEGDSVTLSCSSDANPPVLTYSWFKQSSAADTLLITDQNYSISEISSQHRGLYYCTVHNQLGHHKSTPKLLDVLCRYQSF; from the exons ATGTGTGGAGAGAACCCCACAGCTC gtgtaCTGGGTCAAAAGTGTTGGGGTGTGACTTACACTgctgaacgtgtgtgtgctCTGAAAAACACATCAGTTGATCTTTCCTGCTCTTATAAATATCCTGCAGGTCACACAGTGATAAAATCAGTGTGGTTCATTAAAGAGAATTTTTATCTTGAGCCTGAGGATGTGAGAGAGGATGAAGAGTATCAGGGCCGAGTGCAGTACACACAGAGCTCCCAGAATGACT ATCTGAAGGTTACAGTATCAGACTGGTACAGCTTGAATAAGAAGCTGAGCTGCATCACCACCTGCACTCTGTCTAACAAACCCACTTACATCTGGTACAAGAACGGACAGCGTGTTACTGACCAGGACACAAATGAACTGGATATCAGCAGTGAGGATGGAGGCAGCTTCTCCTGTGCTGTAAGAGGACATGAGGAACTTCGCTCTCCTGCTGTCT ATTCCCCTAAAAACACCACAGCCGTGTTTCTTCCCTCTGGAGACACAGTAGAGGgggattcagtgactctgagcTGTAGCAGTGATGCAAACCCTCCTGTTCTCACCTACTCCTGGTTTAAACAGAGTTCAGCTGCAGACACACTGCTGATAACAGACCAGAATTacagcatcagtgagatcagctCCCAGCACAGAGGACTGTACTACTGCACTGTTCACAACCAGCTGGGACACCACAAATCTACACCAAAACTCTTGGATGTGTTATGTAGGTACCAaagtttttag
- the LOC132838492 gene encoding sialoadhesin-like, giving the protein MLIRKRTFSAAVTGLLLLLSGVQAQHSVTFSSQSLCFVTGSTVKIPCTFTPYHSRVTERQWYRVQSSEGEPQDLKKVPEYSGRVSVNTGRSYCSLTVKNVRVSDSGVYNFRFKTWSSDWISASSGVQLTVTDLQVKVDPNTVGQREVKVTCSSTCRLNTRRFYWYRNDQNINYTDDASTVLYSTSLYYEGSYSCKVYESTHRSPPVCKCQSKSLLTV; this is encoded by the exons ATGCTGATTAGGAAAAGAACATTTTCCGCAGCAGTAACAGGTCTCTTGTTGCTGCTGTCAG gagTTCAGGCTCAGCACAGTGTAACTTTCTCCTCTCAGAGTCTCTGTTTTGTTACTGGATCTACAGTAAAAATCCCCTGTACATTTACACCTTATCACTCCAGAGTCACAGAGAGACAGTGGTATCGAGTCCAGAGCTCTGAAGGAGAACCACAAGACCTGAAAAAAGTTCCAGAATATTCAGGACGTGTGTCTGTAAACACCGGGAGGTCTTACTGTAGTCTGACAGTGAAGAATGTAAGAGTGAGTGACTCTGGAGTTTATAACTTTAGATTTAAAACATGGAGCAGTGACTGGATATCAGCTTCATCTGGAGTTCAACTGACTgttacag ACTTGCAGGTGAAGGTGGATCCTAACACTGTAGGACAGAGAGAAGTGAAAGTGACCTGTAGCTCCACCTGCAGACTCAACACACGCCGTTTCTACTGGTACAGGAATGACCAGAATATCAATTACACAGATGACGCCTCCACTGTACTTTACTCCACCAGTCTATATTATGAAGGCAGCTACTCCTGTAAGGTGTATGAGAGTACACACCGCTCTCCTccagtgtgtaagtgtcagaGTAAATCTCTGCTGACAGTTTAG